Part of the Candidatus Brocadia sinica JPN1 genome, GGCGCAAAAGATGAAGACCTGCGGCGTGCGCTCCTCCAGTTTATCGGCGATTTTGCCAATTGGGACCTTTCAACAAACAGAAAATATCTGGAAATCAGCAGAGGTTTGGTAAAGGCAGCACATCCGGAAGAGACACCGCTGGTGGTTGATCCCTTTGCAGGCGGTGGTTCAATCCCGCTTGAGGCACTGAGGCTTGGTTGTGAAACCTTTGCCAGCGACCTGAATCCTGTGGCTTGCCTGATTCTCAAGGTGATGCTTGAGGACATACCACGACACGGTCCTGAGCTTGCAGAGGAACTTCGTTGGGTAGGTGCAAAGATTAAGCAGGAAGCGGAAAAGGAACTTGCCGAATTTTATCCTGCGGATTCTGATGGAGCAAAACCAATTGCCTATCTCTGGGCAAGGACGGTAAGGTGTGAGACGCCCGGTTGTGGTGCTGAAATTCCCTTGGTACGTTCCTTTTGGTTATCAAGGAAACAAGGACGAAAATACGCTTTACGATATAATTTAAAGCGATCAATTGAAAAACCTCCTTATCTCATATTCGAAATATTTGAACCAAAAGATGACTCAGAAGTACCTATGGGAACAATTTCTAATGCCAGAGCACTTTGTGTGGCATGTAAAAGCGTTCTCTCTCCAGAACGAGTAAGATATCAATTGTCAAATCAAAAGGGAGGCGCAGAATGTTTTTTTGATAATAGCGGAAAAAGATTAAATGGTTCAACACCTCTTGTAGTAATAACAACTTCTGGAGAGAAAGCAGGCAAGAAATATAGAGTTCCACGCGATGAAGATATACAGGCATTTGCTCGTATTCAAGATAGAATAGAGAAAAAAGAGGCGGTACTAATGGGGAAAGGAATTATTTCTCCAATTCCAAATGAACCAATCAGCGAGATACGACCGTCGCCAAATGCAAGAGGATTAACGGCTGTTACAAGATACGGTATAAAACGATTTGGTGATTTATTTACACAAAGGCAAAAACTATCGCTTTTAACCTTCGTAGACAAAATTACTTCTATTGACTTATCAGAAAGTAAATTTCCCAATGTTTTAAAAGAACTTTTAGCAATGGCCTTTGGAAAATTAATAATGCATCATAATACCCAGTGCAGGTGGAATCCTCACGGTGAAAGCGCGCCTGGTGCATTTGGAAGACAAGCACTGCCGATGATTTGGGATTTTATTGAGTTGATACCATTAGGTGAAAGTATGGGAAGCTTTTACTCTACTGTTGAGTTGATATCTGAAACAAGTGAAAAGATTGGTACATGGCAAAAGACAATTGGTACAGTTGAGCAATCAGATGCCGTTAAACATCCTTTGTCTGATTCAAGTGCTTCATTATGGTTTACGGACCCACCATATTATGATGCTATACCTTATGCTGACTTATCTGACTTCTTTTATGTATGGCTTAAAAGAATTTTACCAAATCACAAAATAACAAAGGGAGATAATAATGATTCCGGCAATCCTCTAACACCAAAAATTCCAGAATGTGTGTGGAATCAGGCTCATATTGTCAATGGTAAGGTTAAATCTCAAAAGTTTTTCGAAGAAACTGTTACAAAAGCCTTCATAGAAGGAAGAAGAATTCTGAAGAATGATGGTATCGCTTCAATTGTTTTTGCACATAAATCTACAGAAGGCTGGGAAGCCTTACTTAATGGTATCATAAATGCGAGCTTTGTTATACTTGCTTCTTGGCCTATAACAACTGAAGCAAAAGGTAGATTAAATGCACAAGATGCTGCTGCTTTATCTGCAAGCATCCACCTCGTCTGCCGCCCCCGTCCCGAAGATGCCCCTGTGGGAGATTGGGGAGATGTTCTACAGGAACTGCCCAAACGTGTCGGCGACTGGATGGAAAGGCTGCAATCTGAAGGGATTCGCGGGGCAGACTTGGTCTTTGCCTGTATTGGACCAGCGCTTGAAATCTATAGCAAATTTTCAAAGGTGGTAGACGCACAGGAACGTGAGATTCCCCTCGGTGGAGACCCGGAGGATCAGGAACCCCACAAACGGGGTTTTCTCGCATACGTCTGGGAGGCGGTGGGTCGCGCTGCGCTTGAGCAAGTTCTTGGAACCGCTGAGGCGAAGGCCAGAAATGGTGCATCAGGCTCGTTGGAAGAAGATGCCCGTTTAACTGCCCTATTTCTCTGGACACTGCAAAGCACAAATGGAGAGAAAAACGCCCCCTCACCCCAACCCTCTCCCACAAGGGGAGAAGGAGAGATGTCCCTAGAAGGTGAAATTGAAGTCGAAGCTGAAGACGAAGAGGCTGAAGCGCCAAAAGGGAAAACGAGGGGTTTCAGCCTTGTCTTTGATGTCGCCCGACGCTTTGCACAGCCACTCGGTATCCACCTGGCGGAATGGGAAGGTCGCATCATAGAGACGAGCAAAGGCGTCGTCAGACTCCTATCCGTATCAGAACGTGCAGGACAACTCTTTGGCAAAGCTGGTACACAGGCATTTTCTGAACATGTTGAAGAACATCCGAAAGGTCCTGTACAGTTAAAATTATTTCCTGTAGAAGAGGAACGAACATTGCCTGAAATCAAAGGCCGCAGCAAACGACATAAAAAAAGCGGCGCTCATGTTTCTGATGATTCACTCAAGACACAGCATGATGCAACAACGCTTGACAGGGTGCACGCCGCTATGTTGTTACAGGCAGACGGCAGGACAAATGCCCTTCGAGCGTTACTTAAGGCAGAGCAGGAGAAAAGTCCTGATTTTTTAAGACTTGCAAATGCCCTTTCAGCATTGTATCCTAAAAACAGCGAGGAGAAACGACTTATTGACGCCATGCTTTTAGCTGTGCCAAAATAGCGGGTCTTATACTAAAATTAAATTTAAAATTCAGGAATTTCAAACTGGTAGCCGCAGACTTTAGTCTGCGCAATTCTCTGATTGTGGGTAAGTTCACGCAGGCTAAAAGCCTGCGGCTACCCAAAATGTTGCTGCCAAGGCAACCTAATTTAAAGGAGGTTATATCTGTAATGATGTTTGACAGAATTACATTTGACCCTAAAATAATGGGTGGCAGGGCTTGCATCCGGGGAATGCGGATTCCTGTTTCTGTGATTGTGGGTCAAATAGCCCATGGTGCAACTGTAGAAGAAATCTTTGCTGATTATCCTGACCTTGAGGCAGAGGATATCCGTCAGGCGCTCGAATATGCAGCGTGGCTTACCCAGGAAGAAGTTTTTACAGCATAATAGAGATGAAATTCCTTATCAGACGTATGAAATAAGATTAATAAGGGCTGTCCATGGAACCATGGTATAAAGTAGTAACACCGCGCAAGGAAGTCAGGGAAGGCCGATCATTCAATCCTGATGAGTTCGCCATTGCCCTCGAACAAGTTGTTGCAGGCACGGCACCTGAAGATTATTGTAATCCCGAGCAGTTTTTCAAACGCACCTGTTTTACCAGGGCACTCAGGGAAAATGCAGGAATGGCGCTCAGGCGGCTGGCGGGAAAGACTGAGAATACAGCGCCTGCCCTTACCCTCATCACACAATTTGGTGGTGGCAAGACACACACACTAACGGCGCTCTATCACCTAGCAAGAAATGGAGAAAAGGCGGCACGGTACACAGGCGCCTCTGAACTCCAGAAAGAAGCGGGTCTTTCTATAATTCCTGAAGCAAAGGTGGCAATATTTGTTGGAAACGCATGGGACCCTCAGGAAGGGCGTGAAACCCCGTGGATTGACATTGCCCGGCAGCTTGCTGGAGACAAAGGTGTAATCGAACTCGGACCAGCAGCCAGAACCACTCCTCCGGGGACTGAGGCGCTTCTTCGACTCTTTAAGGTGTCAAATGGCCCGGTACTTATCCTGATGGACGAGGTATTGAACTTCTTTAACCGCCACCGGAACTTAGCAGATCATTGTTATGCATTCTTTGATAATCTCTGCAGGGCAATGATAGGAACCACCCATGGGGCTGTGTTGATCAGCCTTCCCCGAAGCCGGGTAGAGATGACGGATTGGGACCTTCAGTGGCAGGACAGGATTACTAAGGTCGTCCGGCGTGTTGCCAAAGACCTTATTGTGAATGATGAAGCGGAGATTAGCGAGGTAGTGCGCCGGAGGCTATTCGAAGACCTTGGGGGCGAACGGACTTTTAAGAACACCGCCAGGGTTTATGCTGATTGGTGCTATGAACGAAGGGCACAGCTTCCTTCTGAATGGACGGCAGTGGACACCGCCTCTACGGAGTCAAAAGCGCGGGAATTCCTGCGAAGCCGATTTGAGGTATGCTACCCGTTTCATCCTGCAACGCTTTCCGTCTTCCAGAGAAAATGGCAGGCGCTTACTCAATATCAGCAGACGCGTGGGACGCTGGCAATGCTGGCTCAGTGGATTTCGTGGGCGTATCGTGAAGGCTATCAACGGGCGCGGCGTGAGCCCCTTATCACGCTTGGCTCAGCGCCGTTAGAGGTGCCGGAATTTCGTAGCATCATTCTCGGACAACTTGGTGAGACAAAGCTTATTGCTGCTATTGATTCAGATATTTCTGGTGAACAGTCACATGCCCGGGCGCTTGATGCAGATACAAAAGGACCGCTTCGCAATATTCATAGAAGAACTGCAACTGCTATCCTCTTTGAATCTTCAGGTGGACAGAAGGACAAGATGGCCCATCTTCCTGAGTTGCGATTTGCACTTGGAGAACCAGAGATCGATACCACGTCAATAGACAATGCGGCGCTAGCCCTTGAATCCAGGGCTTTCTTCATCAGAAAAGTAGGTACGGACGGCTTTCAAATACGGCATCAACCTACCCTGAGAAAGGCAGTAAACGACAGGCGGGCATCCCTTGATTACGAAACAGAAATTAAGCCAACGATGCGAAGTATTGTCCAGAAGGAGTTTGAACGCGGCGCAAGCATTCCTCTGGTATTTTTCCCTGAGGACAGTGTTGCTATTCAGGATTCCCCACGGTTGACGTTTGTGATAATGGAACCTGAATGTGAGTGGAGAGGAAATGGCACACTTCGCCAGCAAATTGCCGAATGGACCAGGCAGCGTGGCAAAACACCAAGGCTTTATCCCGGCTCCCTCATCTGGTGTATAAAAAAACCCGGGAGAGAACTGCGCGAGAAGGTGGAACTCTGGCTTGCATGGAAACGCGTTTCGAGAGAAATCGCAGAGGGGACTTTAGGAGGTGACTTTGACCGTACAGACCGTGCCGAAATTCAATCCAGGGTTGCAGATGCCGATGAATCAGTGAAGGACGAGGTGTGGGGTGGATACCGATTCGTGGTACTTGCTGATAACAAAGAACCTGACGGGCTGAGTAAACCTATTGACCTGGGCGCAGGGCATTCCAGCGGTAGTGAGACCCTTTGCGGAAGGGTGATAAGCGCTTTAAAAGCCGGAGCGCTCTTGAACGAATCAATAGGGGCCGGATATATTGACCGTAACTGGCCTCCGGCACTGAAAGATTGCGGCGCCTGGTCTCTCACAAGCCTCAGGCAAAGTTTTCTGAACGGGTCTCTGACAAGACTGCTTGACCCGGATGCGATATTAAGAGGCAAGCTAGTTGAGTTCGTAGGAAAGGGTGATTTTGGCCTGGCATCAGGACAAAAACCCGATGGCACATACGAGCGTGCCTGGTATATGGAACTCATTTCTCCCGAAGAGGTGGCATTTGAATCCGGCGTATTTCTTCTGAAAAAAGACAGGGTCAAGGCTCTTAAAGCAGGGATAGAAGTTCAGCCATCGCCAGAATTGCCACTTAAATCCTTTTCACAGCCAGAACCGAAGCCAATACCAGACTATGAACCGGGTGTTGAAACTATTATCAAAAAGCAGACCTGTACCATCCGTTTAGCAGGTACAATTCCTCCAGAGGTCTGGAATCGTCTCGGAACGAAAATATTACCAAAACTCAGGTCCGGAATAGAACTACAAATCGGGGTAGATTTCAGGGTTACTCTAAAGTCAGATATGGCTCAAAGCATAAAATCTGAACTCCGTCAAATTCTCGATGATCTAAGCTTGACTGGTAAAGTGGTAATTGAGGAACGGACATCATAAAGTATGTGATATCTAAATGATCGAAGTGCCACCGAAAAATCAATCCCTCTAAAGAAGTTTATCCACATCGTAAAACAAGAATTAAATCCCCTTGAACACCATAAAATTACTGGTAAAATCAATGACTATTTAAAAACAAAAAATACAGAAAAAGTGCTAATAATGGCGTATAATTCTATTCCTGATAGACAACACGAAGAAATTGCTGTTAAAAAAAGTCTTGACCTTTCCATCAAAGACGGTGTGGCATTTGCTGCAACTGCCGGATTTGGAGACAATTATATAAACCCTTTTGCCGTAGCCCTCGGTGCAAGTAATTTCCAGATTGGTTTGTTAAGTTCCATACCGCAGTTCCTTCCCGCGCTTATACAACTGAAGGTTGCCGATGTGACCGAGCGGCTTGGGAGTCGCAAGAAGATTATCGTACGTTCAGTCTTTTTCCAGGCCTTTATGTTGCTCCCCATTGCATTCATCCCATATCTGCCTGAATTTGTTCAGGTCGGTGCGCTTATTGGTTTTTGCACAGTGTATATGCTCTTTGCCTCTCTTGCTGGTCCGGCATGGGGTTCTCTTATGGCAGACCTTGTACCCGTGAGAAGAAGAGGGGCTTTTTTCAGTAAGCGTTCAAGGCTTATTGGTATCGTTACTTTAGCCACCACATTTTTGGCGGGCTATATCCTGCATCTATCCAAGACCCAGTTGCTTATTGGTTTTACCGTCATTTTCTTCCTCGCCATGATTTCACGATACATCTCATGTTATTTTTTAAGCAGGATGTATGAACCACCTCTGGAAGTAAAGCGCGAGCACTACTTCTCGTTTGGGGCATTTTTGCGAAGGCTCAATATCGGAAATTTTGGGAAATATGTGATCTTCCAGAGTGCTTTTAACTTTGCAGTATTCATTGCCTCGCCATTTTTCCCGGTATTTATGCTCCGCGATCTGGGGTTTTCATACCTTACCTATACCATTGTTGTAACAACCGTTCCTCTCGCTACGATCTTATCAATAAGTTACTGGGGGCGGTACTCAGATGTCCTTGGGAATCGCCGGGTTATGGGGATATGCAGTATCGTCGTATCCGTTTTACCGGCCCTCTGGCTCGTTTCTCATCAGGTATACTTCCTGATAGGAATTCAGGTACTGGCTGGCTTTTTCTGGGGAGGGTTTAATTTATGTTCTTCCAATTTTATCTATGAATCTGCAATCCCTGAAAAGCGGACCCGCTGCATTTCCTACTTTAACACCATCAATGGTCTTGCCATTTGCCTGGGAAATCTGCTTGGTGGTTTTCTGGCCACCCACATACCGCCTGTTTTTGGATATCGGTTGCTTACCCTTTTCGCCATTTCATCATGCCTGAGAATTATTTTATCCACTACCCTGCTAAGCCGGGTAAAGGAGATCAGAAAAGTTGTTAGCAATTCCATGTAGCATTGCGTGTTTAGCTTATGTTTGCATTTTTTTATTTTTGACGGTATCCTTATCTTGATTTTTATTGCGACGAGAAAAATATGGTTAATGACTGATTAAAGAATTACCAAATCTACCATTGAATAAGCCACCCACGCCTGGTTTGATGAACCGGGATATTCTGTACCTTTTCTCAAATACTCCATTGCTTATTAAATCACTACTTATTTTTATCCTCACCTATTTCATCATTTCTGCCCAGAAGATGAAATGGCACAAACTGGATAGGCCTTCTGGGGCCTTGTTCGGTGCCGTACTAATGGTGCTATCCGGCGTATTAACACTGGACGAGGCGTACCGGGCAGTAGATTTTAATACCATTTTGTTGTTACTTGGCATGATGATCCTCATTGGCTATCTCAAGATAGCGAATTGTTTCAGATATCTCTCGTATTTGCTGATTACCCATGCCAGAAATTCCTTTCTTTTGTTATGTTTTGTATCCTTTTCCAGTGGTATCTTATCGGCGCTATTTGTCAATGATACCATCTGCCTGATGTTTACTCCTCTTTTGATACTTGCCTTAAACCAGACAAAACTCAATCCAGTCCCGTACCTCATAGCCCTGGCAACGTCATCCAATATCGGAAGCGTAGTTACCTTAACCGGAAATCCTCAAAATATGCTTATTGGCGTTTTTTCAAAGATATCCTATCTGGATTTCACCCTGCATCTTATACCTATCGGGATAGTAAGCCTTATGGCCAATGTACTCATCATTTATGGAGTATTTAGAAAGGATATTAACTTTAAAAAATTGGAGCCGATTGTACTGGTAAAACCAGAACTTGATGGAAAGCTTACCACGAAATCTCTTGTTGTACTCTTCTGCATTTTTTTGGGATTCGTATTTACGGGAAATCTTCCATTATCGGCAATAACCGGTGGACTTGCATTGATTATCATATCAGGGACAAAACCGCAATATGTGCTGGAAAAGGTCGATTGGACGCTTTTATTGTTTTTCAGCGGATTATTTATTGTGGTAGGTGGTATCAATAAGGCCGGTTTTTTAACCCTGGCACATAATGCCGTTGAACCCTATCTGGGAAAGACCGAATCCAGCCAGGTTGTTCATTTCAGCATCTTTTCCGTGATTGCCTCCAACCTTGTCTCTAATGTGCCTTTTGTCTTGTTATCGGCTGCCTGGATTGAGAAATTTATTGATCCAAAGACCATGTGGTATGTGCTGGCCATGAGCAGCACGTTTGCCGGAAATCTTACTGTTATGGGTTCTGTGGCTAATATGATTGTCTTAGAACTTTCGAAGGAATACGTTCACGTGGGATTCTGGGATTTTTTTAAGGTGGGGTTTACAACGACCGTAGTTTCTACCATTATTGGGATCATTCTTTTGATTCATTAATGCAGATTTTTGTTTTTGGTTAAAGTAAATCTCCATAGCAGGGCTATTTCGCAACCCCCTGAGTCCCCTTTTTCTCAGGGGGAGATTTTTATGCACTACACCACTAAAACCCGCATGAAGAAAATGCAAATTCTTGAACTATTGGGTTAAA contains:
- a CDS encoding DUF1156 domain-containing protein, which codes for MIPKECKRLAEVDFPIAVVSKHSAREKSIRHGHPSTLHLWWARRPLAACRAMLLGLLLPDPCDKLCPEDFKEKARNLLPAVQGQVGAKDEDLRRALLQFIGDFANWDLSTNRKYLEISRGLVKAAHPEETPLVVDPFAGGGSIPLEALRLGCETFASDLNPVACLILKVMLEDIPRHGPELAEELRWVGAKIKQEAEKELAEFYPADSDGAKPIAYLWARTVRCETPGCGAEIPLVRSFWLSRKQGRKYALRYNLKRSIEKPPYLIFEIFEPKDDSEVPMGTISNARALCVACKSVLSPERVRYQLSNQKGGAECFFDNSGKRLNGSTPLVVITTSGEKAGKKYRVPRDEDIQAFARIQDRIEKKEAVLMGKGIISPIPNEPISEIRPSPNARGLTAVTRYGIKRFGDLFTQRQKLSLLTFVDKITSIDLSESKFPNVLKELLAMAFGKLIMHHNTQCRWNPHGESAPGAFGRQALPMIWDFIELIPLGESMGSFYSTVELISETSEKIGTWQKTIGTVEQSDAVKHPLSDSSASLWFTDPPYYDAIPYADLSDFFYVWLKRILPNHKITKGDNNDSGNPLTPKIPECVWNQAHIVNGKVKSQKFFEETVTKAFIEGRRILKNDGIASIVFAHKSTEGWEALLNGIINASFVILASWPITTEAKGRLNAQDAAALSASIHLVCRPRPEDAPVGDWGDVLQELPKRVGDWMERLQSEGIRGADLVFACIGPALEIYSKFSKVVDAQEREIPLGGDPEDQEPHKRGFLAYVWEAVGRAALEQVLGTAEAKARNGASGSLEEDARLTALFLWTLQSTNGEKNAPSPQPSPTRGEGEMSLEGEIEVEAEDEEAEAPKGKTRGFSLVFDVARRFAQPLGIHLAEWEGRIIETSKGVVRLLSVSERAGQLFGKAGTQAFSEHVEEHPKGPVQLKLFPVEEERTLPEIKGRSKRHKKSGAHVSDDSLKTQHDATTLDRVHAAMLLQADGRTNALRALLKAEQEKSPDFLRLANALSALYPKNSEEKRLIDAMLLAVPK
- a CDS encoding DUF433 domain-containing protein, with amino-acid sequence MMFDRITFDPKIMGGRACIRGMRIPVSVIVGQIAHGATVEEIFADYPDLEAEDIRQALEYAAWLTQEEVFTA
- a CDS encoding DUF499 domain-containing protein, with the translated sequence MEPWYKVVTPRKEVREGRSFNPDEFAIALEQVVAGTAPEDYCNPEQFFKRTCFTRALRENAGMALRRLAGKTENTAPALTLITQFGGGKTHTLTALYHLARNGEKAARYTGASELQKEAGLSIIPEAKVAIFVGNAWDPQEGRETPWIDIARQLAGDKGVIELGPAARTTPPGTEALLRLFKVSNGPVLILMDEVLNFFNRHRNLADHCYAFFDNLCRAMIGTTHGAVLISLPRSRVEMTDWDLQWQDRITKVVRRVAKDLIVNDEAEISEVVRRRLFEDLGGERTFKNTARVYADWCYERRAQLPSEWTAVDTASTESKAREFLRSRFEVCYPFHPATLSVFQRKWQALTQYQQTRGTLAMLAQWISWAYREGYQRARREPLITLGSAPLEVPEFRSIILGQLGETKLIAAIDSDISGEQSHARALDADTKGPLRNIHRRTATAILFESSGGQKDKMAHLPELRFALGEPEIDTTSIDNAALALESRAFFIRKVGTDGFQIRHQPTLRKAVNDRRASLDYETEIKPTMRSIVQKEFERGASIPLVFFPEDSVAIQDSPRLTFVIMEPECEWRGNGTLRQQIAEWTRQRGKTPRLYPGSLIWCIKKPGRELREKVELWLAWKRVSREIAEGTLGGDFDRTDRAEIQSRVADADESVKDEVWGGYRFVVLADNKEPDGLSKPIDLGAGHSSGSETLCGRVISALKAGALLNESIGAGYIDRNWPPALKDCGAWSLTSLRQSFLNGSLTRLLDPDAILRGKLVEFVGKGDFGLASGQKPDGTYERAWYMELISPEEVAFESGVFLLKKDRVKALKAGIEVQPSPELPLKSFSQPEPKPIPDYEPGVETIIKKQTCTIRLAGTIPPEVWNRLGTKILPKLRSGIELQIGVDFRVTLKSDMAQSIKSELRQILDDLSLTGKVVIEERTS
- a CDS encoding MFS transporter; translation: MAYNSIPDRQHEEIAVKKSLDLSIKDGVAFAATAGFGDNYINPFAVALGASNFQIGLLSSIPQFLPALIQLKVADVTERLGSRKKIIVRSVFFQAFMLLPIAFIPYLPEFVQVGALIGFCTVYMLFASLAGPAWGSLMADLVPVRRRGAFFSKRSRLIGIVTLATTFLAGYILHLSKTQLLIGFTVIFFLAMISRYISCYFLSRMYEPPLEVKREHYFSFGAFLRRLNIGNFGKYVIFQSAFNFAVFIASPFFPVFMLRDLGFSYLTYTIVVTTVPLATILSISYWGRYSDVLGNRRVMGICSIVVSVLPALWLVSHQVYFLIGIQVLAGFFWGGFNLCSSNFIYESAIPEKRTRCISYFNTINGLAICLGNLLGGFLATHIPPVFGYRLLTLFAISSCLRIILSTTLLSRVKEIRKVVSNSM
- a CDS encoding SLC13 family permease, with protein sequence MNKPPTPGLMNRDILYLFSNTPLLIKSLLIFILTYFIISAQKMKWHKLDRPSGALFGAVLMVLSGVLTLDEAYRAVDFNTILLLLGMMILIGYLKIANCFRYLSYLLITHARNSFLLLCFVSFSSGILSALFVNDTICLMFTPLLILALNQTKLNPVPYLIALATSSNIGSVVTLTGNPQNMLIGVFSKISYLDFTLHLIPIGIVSLMANVLIIYGVFRKDINFKKLEPIVLVKPELDGKLTTKSLVVLFCIFLGFVFTGNLPLSAITGGLALIIISGTKPQYVLEKVDWTLLLFFSGLFIVVGGINKAGFLTLAHNAVEPYLGKTESSQVVHFSIFSVIASNLVSNVPFVLLSAAWIEKFIDPKTMWYVLAMSSTFAGNLTVMGSVANMIVLELSKEYVHVGFWDFFKVGFTTTVVSTIIGIILLIH